A region from the Pseudomonas sp. KU26590 genome encodes:
- a CDS encoding D-alanyl-D-alanine carboxypeptidase family protein — protein sequence MNITSFAKRLCLLIPLFTAPAVFAAEQMTPSPPQLAAKAYVLMDANSGNVLVENNGDQRLPPASLTKLMTAYIATLEIRRGQIGENDPVTVSENAWRTGGSRMFIKVGSQVTVSDLLHGIIIQSGNDASVALSEHIAGSEDAFADLMNKTAADLGMVNSHFMNPTGLPNPDHYATAHDMALLARAIIHEDPAHYAIYSQKEFFWNGIKQPNRNLLLWRDKTVDGLKTGHTEEAGYCMVSSAVRDGMRLIAVVFGTNSEQARAAETQKLLTYGFRFFETQTFYQKGTELAQAPVWKGTERLVKAGLADDLTMTMPKGELKKLAASMTMNPQLVAPIAKGDVIGKVEVKLDDKVVHSANLIALDAVDEGGIFRRLWDSIRLFFYGLFN from the coding sequence ATGAACATCACCAGCTTTGCAAAACGCCTTTGCCTGCTAATCCCGCTATTCACCGCGCCTGCCGTGTTTGCGGCAGAACAGATGACGCCATCGCCACCGCAACTGGCTGCCAAGGCTTATGTGCTGATGGACGCCAACAGCGGCAACGTTCTGGTCGAAAACAATGGCGACCAGCGCCTGCCACCGGCCAGTCTGACCAAGCTGATGACCGCCTACATCGCCACGCTGGAAATCCGTCGCGGTCAGATCGGCGAAAACGACCCTGTGACCGTCAGCGAAAACGCCTGGCGCACCGGCGGCTCGCGGATGTTCATCAAAGTGGGCAGCCAGGTCACCGTGAGCGACCTGCTGCACGGCATCATCATTCAGTCGGGTAACGACGCCAGCGTTGCGCTTTCCGAGCACATCGCCGGCAGCGAAGACGCCTTCGCCGACCTGATGAACAAGACTGCTGCCGACCTGGGCATGGTCAACAGCCACTTCATGAACCCGACCGGCCTGCCGAACCCTGATCACTACGCCACCGCCCATGACATGGCCCTGCTGGCGCGCGCGATCATCCACGAAGACCCGGCTCACTACGCGATCTACTCGCAGAAAGAGTTCTTCTGGAACGGCATCAAACAGCCAAACCGCAACCTGCTGCTGTGGCGTGACAAGACCGTCGACGGTCTGAAAACCGGTCACACCGAAGAAGCCGGCTACTGCATGGTGTCCTCGGCCGTTCGCGATGGCATGCGTCTGATTGCGGTGGTGTTCGGCACCAACAGCGAGCAAGCTCGTGCTGCCGAGACCCAGAAGCTGCTGACCTACGGTTTCCGCTTCTTCGAAACCCAGACCTTCTATCAGAAGGGCACCGAGCTGGCTCAGGCGCCGGTCTGGAAAGGCACAGAGCGTCTGGTCAAAGCCGGTCTGGCTGACGACCTGACCATGACCATGCCAAAAGGCGAGCTGAAGAAGCTGGCTGCCAGCATGACCATGAATCCACAGCTGGTTGCACCGATCGCCAAAGGCGACGTCATCGGCAAGGTTGAGGTCAAACTGGACGACAAGGTCGTGCACAGCGCCAACCTGATCGCCCTGGACGCCGTTGACGAAGGTGGTATCTTCCGCCGCCTGTGGGATAGCATCCGCTTGTTCTTCTACGGTCTGTTCAACTGA
- a CDS encoding DUF493 domain-containing protein, whose translation MTDSDVKAPKIEFPCADYPIKIIGDTGVGFKDRVIEILEKHATVDMNTLAERQSSNGKYTTVQLHIIATGQDQLYDINSELRATGFVHMVL comes from the coding sequence ATGACAGATTCCGACGTTAAAGCGCCAAAAATCGAATTTCCCTGCGCCGACTATCCGATCAAGATCATCGGTGACACGGGTGTGGGCTTCAAAGACAGGGTCATCGAGATCCTCGAGAAGCACGCCACCGTTGATATGAATACCCTGGCCGAGCGCCAGAGCAGCAACGGCAAATACACCACCGTTCAGCTGCATATCATTGCTACCGGTCAAGACCAGCTTTACGACATCAACAGCGAATTGCGGGCCACCGGCTTCGTGCACATGGTGCTGTGA
- the lipB gene encoding lipoyl(octanoyl) transferase LipB, with product MGAVLGFRELGLTDYEPTWQAMKRFTDGRDRETADEVWLVQHPPVFTQGQSGKPEHLLLPGDIPVVQVDRGGQVTYHGPGQLVAYLLLDVRRLGFGVRELVTRIERSLIDLLAGYGVNAAAKPDAPGVYVDGAKIASLGLRIRNGCSFHGLALNVDMDLDPFKRINPCGYAGLAMTQLREQAGPIEFAEVSARLRAQLVNHLDYAEQTTLTGGID from the coding sequence ATGGGTGCGGTTCTGGGCTTTCGTGAACTCGGGCTGACCGACTACGAGCCCACCTGGCAGGCCATGAAACGCTTCACCGACGGTCGCGACCGCGAAACCGCCGACGAGGTCTGGCTTGTGCAGCATCCGCCCGTCTTCACCCAGGGCCAGTCCGGCAAACCCGAGCATTTGCTGCTGCCGGGGGATATCCCCGTGGTGCAGGTCGATCGTGGCGGCCAAGTGACTTATCATGGCCCCGGCCAACTGGTCGCTTATTTGTTGCTGGACGTTCGCCGTCTGGGCTTTGGCGTTCGCGAACTGGTCACCCGGATCGAGCGCAGCCTGATCGATCTGCTGGCCGGTTACGGTGTAAACGCCGCTGCCAAGCCTGACGCGCCGGGGGTTTACGTCGACGGCGCCAAGATCGCCTCACTGGGGCTGCGCATCCGCAACGGCTGTTCGTTTCATGGCCTCGCGTTGAACGTCGATATGGATCTGGACCCTTTTAAACGGATTAATCCCTGTGGGTATGCGGGGCTGGCGATGACCCAGCTGCGTGAACAGGCAGGGCCGATTGAATTTGCCGAGGTTAGTGCCCGGCTGCGTGCGCAGCTCGTCAACCACCTCGACTACGCTGAGCAGACGACCCTAACGGGCGGAATCGATTGA